A region of the Numenius arquata chromosome 2, bNumArq3.hap1.1, whole genome shotgun sequence genome:
TTGGCCTGGATGTCCAGCACGTCCAGCATGTCCACAATGACCCAGAAGAGGCGGTTTCGGAGATCTTCTTTCTTCTTGAATGTCCTGACATACTCCATGTGCTCTGTGGCCACCAACAACACGTAGAGGGCTGGGATGCAGATGGAGAGCAGCAAGGTCAGCGCTTTGCGGGCGATGAGATCCAGGCTTTTCCGGTCAGCTTTATAGTTCTGGTACACAAAGTAGACTTTGATCTCCAGAACGAAGACATACAGGAACCAGAGGATCATGGCGTAGCCCCGCTTAGCTGTCTTTACCTCTGCCCCGACCCAGATGGCCACGTAGCGGAGCACCAGCAGGAAGCACACATCACCCACTGCCACCATGACACAGATGCCCAGCTTCCtggagccctggctctgctccacaAGGTAGGCATCCATGAGGACGAGGCTAGTCATGATGAGTACAGTGGAGAGGCACACGTGGGGCTTGCTGACGGGTGGTGGGGGAACCATCCTGCATGGAGGAACAGGCAGGGTCATCAGGGAGCTGCTGGGATTCCCCATCCCTACTCTTGAGCCCCCCTTCTACTCCTCCCCAACAACTGCAGATGGCTGAAAGAAGGTGGGGTGGGTTTCACAGACTCTTCTCCCATCCCGTGTGCCTGGTTTGTTCAAAACCTTCAGACTCCTAGCTCAAGTGCTGCTGAGACTCCTGGCCAGGCCATCCTGGTGGCACGTGCTGGCTGAAACCCAGCTGCTAGGCTGCacatggggacgtggtggggCAGGCTGGACAGCCTTCAAAGCACTCGCGATGCTACTGCCTTTTCCAGTAGCTCATCACGCTGGTTAGTCTCTGCTACTGTGAAGGATATATGCCTTATTTTCCATGGGATTTCCCAGCCAGTGGCACTGGTTCTATTCTCCACCCCATGGCACACAAGACCGCATCTATGCTTTTAAACCCAACGGGTCCTTAACTGCTATGATCCAGGACCGCTCTCTTTTTAGTCTCCTTTATTTTCATGCACAGCGTGAGGCGACGGATTATTTTTAGCCTGGCTCTcctgttggggtgggagggaagaaatcAGCCCAACATCTTCAGCTTCCTTCAGCCTCACGCTCCCCATGAGCTGTGCCTACAGCTGGTTGCCCAGGCCCACCCTGCCCCAGGGCGATGAACTGAAAGCACGGAAAAGCAGCACCAGCCCCCAGCTCCAGGACAGGAGGAGCTCTGCAACAGGCCCTCGATTTCAGCTGGATGCTCAGCTttcccaggctggggcagagcgaaGCACGGTCCCCCAAAAGCACCCTGCCTGCCTTGGACGGCACGGGGGCTGTCAGGTTCCCTCCCCCTGGCCAAgcacagctgcaggcagctgctgccagagACGGAGGGAGGACGGAGTCGGGGCCTCACCAGGCAGGGCTCGCCAGCTGCTCTGGAGGGGAGCCAGCCCCCCGGCTGAAATGGAGGATGAAGCTGGCCTGCTGACTGTGTGGCACAGCGCTGCACGGTGGCTGCCTGTGCAGAGCCTGCGCTCAGCTGTACCTGGGCCACGCAGGGGTCCTGGGATGGGGTCCTGGGATGCCATCCCGGGATGCCATCCTGGTCACCCGGAGGGCAGCGTGTGGGTGGCGCTTGACCGTGTGGTTAACGGTCACCCCTGCACGCTGGTGCTCCTGGGGCTGACACCGATGGCACAGGGCCCTGGGCACAAGCTACCTGAGCTCCTGCTTTTTGGGCGGGGGAGCAGGTGTCCGGGGCGGTCCTCCATCTCCGGGACCCATCCTGGCATGTCGAGGGGGGCAGCGAAGCCTACGCCTGCCAGACCCGGGTGCCTCTAAGGGGGAGCGATGGGAGGCTGGCAGGGATGTGGCACATCTGGAGTGTGCTacacagctgggggggggagggtgtgtgtgtgctgtctTTCCCGCGTTTCGCACACATACACCCCTCGCCAAGCCTTTGGAGGAGCCGGGGACAGCCCCAgccgctgtgccccccccccccccccgaagaagGAAGGGGGCTTGGCCGGTCCCCACGCCCGCCCCGGTCTCGGAGCGGGGCCACCCCGCTCTCTGCCTCCCGCCACGCACCCCACCGCAGGCTGCGTCCCCTCGGGGTGCCTGGGCACACGGACACCCCCGGCCCCTGCCCGTCCcaagcccccccccgccccgtcccttCCCAGGCCCGGCCCGAGGAGGGGGCCCGGCGCCGACCCCCCCGCCCGGGCCGCGCTTACCTCGGGCGGCTCCCCGGGGCGCCGGGGtaaggcggcggcggcagcggcgggggccccggcggcggccccgggcccggcgcggcaTCGCCCGGCGCGCCCCGGCGGCGGCTCTGCTGCGGCGGCGGCGTTTGGCCcctcccggcggggcgggcgggcggggactGCGGCGGCCCCCGCCTCACCGGCACCGCCCGCCGCCCCCTCTTGCTCCGGTCCCCTCTGCCCGCTTTCCTCCGGttaccccccccccgccacacacaCTCCCCGGGCACCCTCCCGCCTccatcagtgtgtgtgtgtgtgtgtgtgtgtgtgtgtgtgtgtgtgtgtgtgtgtgtgtgtgtgtgtgtagataaaCCAGCGAAGGCAAAAGGTTCCCCTTACCCTGGTGGACATCCCTCCCTGCAAACGCTCCTGTGCCAGCCTGGGCAGTCTGCTGCCTTTAAGTCTGTGCTTGTTTCTGCTCGATTTGGATCTTAGCTACACAGGGAAGGTTTTCCAGTATATTTCCACTCCGAGTTTGAAATGCTTATTGTAAATATATCTGTATTTCGGAAGATTGGGAGGCGCTGGGATCTCTGGAACGGGGCTAAGAGCGAAACCAGGCATAGACCCGAGTGAGAGGACAAGTGCCAGCCAGAGCTACTGAGTGCCAGAAGTGCAGGCCACCTCACCTCCAGCTGCTGACAGGGTGGCCGTGAGTCCCCTGTTGTATCCGATGCCCTGGGGCATCTTGAGTGGCACCAGGGACGTACGAATCCCACCTGTAGTGACCATGGCAAATGGAGACACCGAACCAGCATCCAGGCTCAGCTCCCGCGTCCGGCGGTTGAGCATGGGGCTGGTCTATGCAGGCAGGTGGAGGGCCTCTGTGAGCGAAGGGAGCAGAGCTCTGGGTTAGAGAGGTGGAACAAGTCCAAGAGTTTGGCCATGGGATCATTCTCCTagcctggaggggaaaaaaaaaaaagcagcgtgcGCCAGAAGGGCTGAAAGAGCAGAGGAACAAAGCAGCCAAAGTAACCTGCCTCCAAAGAAGAAAGGAGACCTTGCAACTCAAGCTGAGCAGAGAGCACTGCGAGGCACGAGAGGGGaagccaccaaaaaaacaaaccctagaTCTTTCCTGCCAGACACAGAAGCACCAGCCCTCACTCAGTATCGGGGCAGATTTTTATAGGCTGTAGGGAGGAGGCAAAGGGTCCATGGAGGCACCCGGGGGGTGATCACAGAGGTACCCCGTGCGACAGAGTTGCTAGAGGCAGCTACCACGCAGTGGGGCTAAAGACAAGATGATTCATCCCTGGGCTGGATTCATAAAACCCTTGCGTCTTCACTAGAGGCTAGGACAGGAGGTGACAACATTCGCGTGGGAAGCAGTAAAGAGCTGCTTTAACGAGGCACATAAAAATAAGCAACCAGAGAAAGAGCAGATACTTACGCGCTTTCTCTAAAAGATGATGCTGGAGCCAGGGTGCCGGAGTTCGCACGTGGATGCAGCTGTGATCAGAGACAAAACGGAAGGAAAGCGAAGAGGGGTACACCAGGGGTCCCAGGCAGATAGCTGCTCCCTGGCTGCAGACCTGGAAGGAAAAGCATCTTCAGCTTAGCCCTGTGATGCCTCAGGCACCTGCACCTCACCGTTATCACCGAGAGGTCCCTCTAGGGCAGCGCCCACAACATACTCAAAGGGCGTTGGGAGAGAACCGGAGCAATCCATCAGTCACGCAAACATCCTCGAAGGGGAACTGCAGGAAGCGGGGGAAGTTTGTCAGCAAGGAAGAGCAAGCAGCAGCTGTGATGGTGAAAAGCTGGCAGTGGCCTGGGGACCACGCCGAGAACTTCAACTGCTCCAAAAGAGCCTCATATCCCCCAGAGCCTGGTCACAGAGCGGAGGGCAAGAGGTGGCTGGAACCGACAGGCATTCTTCAggaaggcaatttaaaaaaaaaaaaaaaaacaaactgggaGCAGCTTCTCAGAAAAAGCTCACGGGGTGCTGAAGCATACATGAACATCACAATAAGGCCTCAGGCGCCCAAGGTGCTGGAAGGTGACATCAGAGCGGGGAAGCAAGAAATTGGGTATGCcaagtagaatcacagaatggttagagttggaagggaccttaaagatcatggagttccaacccccctgccatgggcagggacacctccactagagcaggttgctcaaagccccatccagcctggccttgaacacctccacggatggggcatccacagcttccctgggcaacctgttccagtgcctcaccaccctcacaggaaagaatttcctcctaagatctcatctaaatctcccctcttccaatttaaaacccttaccccttgtcctgtcactacacttcctgacaaagagtccctctccggctctcctgccattttttttttgtttgtttttccaagtaGGAAGACAAAAGAGTGAACATTGCAGAGTCATCCCAGGTAACCATTTGTCAAAACACAGAATGGAAGGGATGGAGCTAAGCAATGGTGACAACGTCCCTTGGGGTGTGGGCTGGGCCTCCAAGAAGATGGTGTCTATTGAAAAACCCTGATTTCGAACACAGTTACACGCAGCGTGACACACCTGATGGGACAAGAGAGCGGGTGTTGCTACTTCCGCTTGGATCAACTCAGAGGAGGAGTGAAAGGACCACACCACAGAAAACAGCATGATAAAGGGCGCTTGGTGCAAAGCTATGGCAGCGCACACACTGGaccacctccccccacccagaGGAGAAGGCAGTTACCTGGTAACGCATGGGGTCCTGGCATGAGATTTTCGAAAACCGGAGCTTGGTGGCATTGAAGCTCAACCAAGTGCAGggcctgcacctgggacgtggcaatcccaggcacaaatacaggttgggcggaaaatggctggagagcagccctgaggagaaggacttgggggtgttggtggatgagaagctcaacatgagccggcaatgtgcactggcagcccagaaagccaactacatcctgggctgcatcaagagaaatgtggccagcagggcgagagaagggattctacccctctactctgcgctcgtgagaccccacctggagtactgtgtccagctctggagtcctcaacacaggaaggacatggacctgttggaacgggtccagcggagggccacaaagatgatcagagggatggagcacctcccctatgaagacaggctgagagagctggggttgttcagcctggagaagagaaggttccggggagacctcatggcagccttccaatatctgaagggagctacaggagagccggagagggactctttgtcaggaagtgtagtgacaggaaaaggggtaacggttttaaattggaagaggggagatttagatgagatattaggaggaaattctttcctgtgagggtagtgaagcactggaacaggttgcccagggaagctgtggatgccccatccgtggaggtgttcaaggccaggctggatggggctttgagcaacctgctttagtgggaggtgtccctgcccacggcaggggggttggaactccatgatctttaaggtcccttccaactctaaccattctgtgattctatgattgagtcTGGATCACATAAATCCCGGaggtcctgcagggcagggagccacCCCAGCCCTTCACAAGGTGATGTCCCCGAGTGGCGGagcagggaccagcagcccccaAGCACTGGTGATGTGGCAGTGTCCCCGGAGCCCAAactggattgggggggggggggtcagccctCGGAACGGCTGTTTGTGCCACAGCCACTGGGGGTCAGTGCAGACCTACGCAGCCTGCTCAGGACAAAGCCACCCACTGGCTCCTCGTCACCCGCCTGTCCCCTCCACCCGAACATCCCCCACGtaccctccagccccagccgtAGTCAgaggaccccccccagccccgtggggCGAGCTCTTCTCAGCCCCACATTGCCCAGGGGACAGCCAAACTCGCCGGTGCTGGGCCCGGCGCCTGAGGACAGCATCCTTTCCCACCACTCCGGGCGGGGGCTGCTGGCAACAGGGACCCACAGGTTGTGGTCACAAGGGAGAAAACATGGCCTTTGCACCACGAAAGGCACTCTCACAGCTAAAACCAGGGCGGTTTGAGAGGGATAGCTGTGTGGAAGAGAGATGCTCCACACTCGAGCAGCTGCCGTGTCCTGCTGCACCTCCACCTCGTCCAGAGTGCAAAGGCCAAGGTGACACACGGCTCTTCCAGAAAGAGCATGGCTGAGAGAAGTGCTGGCCCAAAGGGGTGAGGTGCCCCGCGTGGGCTTGACcaacatggggggggggggcacactgtGGTGCCTTGCCTGCCAAGGACAAAGATGccggctgctatgaggtctctaaCTAGCATTGAAGTGCTGGGGAGAAGATGGTGGGCACCATCCGTTTGGATAGCAGTGAcacagagaagaagggaaaaaaaaaaaaaaaaaggaggggaggcgGTTCTGGAGGCACATTTCAAGCTGGTTGCCTGGACATTAAAGTGGGTGCTTTCCCTGATGTGCTCAAAGATCGTATCCATGATGAAGCGTATCTCAGCTGGTGCTTGGCATAGAGAAAGCTTAAGAGAAGGTGGGGAAGCAGCTGAATGAGATGATGGCTCTACCAGGCTCTGCTTCAGCTGAAAGATAACCAGGCTTTGGTACTTACAatgaaaaccacaggaaaaaatttGACcccaaagagagggaaagagagtactcacctggagtattgtgtgcaggtctggagccctcaatatagaaaggacatggacctg
Encoded here:
- the LOC141462421 gene encoding transmembrane protein 121-like codes for the protein MVPPPPVSKPHVCLSTVLIMTSLVLMDAYLVEQSQGSRKLGICVMVAVGDVCFLLVLRYVAIWVGAEVKTAKRGYAMILWFLYVFVLEIKVYFVYQNYKADRKSLDLIARKALTLLLSICIPALYVLLVATEHMEYVRTFKKKEDLRNRLFWVIVDMLDVLDIQANLWEPQKKGLPLWAEGIMFFYCYILLLVLPCVSLCEISMQGIGIMPHRMMLYPMLSMLTVNITTIFIRGSNMIFFRDARVSSIFMGKNMLAIGLKVCTFVQYQRHRHHTPPGPDLALPHSSQAQPSPGLHKSRNQPACPEELAQDNT